The window TATTCGCCTTGTTCGCCTGCGGCTGGGTGACCGTGTTTGGCTCGTCGTTCCTGATCAACCACTTCGACCTATTCGGGCTGCGTCAGGTGTGGCTCTGCCTGCGTGGCAAGCCGTACACGCCGCTCGCGTTCAAGACGCCGGGGCCGTACTCGCTGGTCCGGCACCCGCTGTACGTCGGCTGGCTGACCGCTGCCTGGGCGACCCCCACCATGGGCGCCGCGCACCTGGCCTTCGCCGTGCTGATGACCGTGTACATCCTGGCCGCGATCCGCTGGGAAGAACGCGACCTGGTCGACGCCCTCGGCCAGGACTACACCGAGTACCAGGAGCGGGTCCCAATGCTGGCCCCGCGGCTGCTGCGTCGGCGGAAGAGCGGAACGATTCAGGTGGAGAACGCCGCGGCGTGAGGAACCGCGGCGTTGTCGCTCGAGCCGGGGCCACGCACGAAGCGCGGCCCCGGCTTTGTTTGTGAGCATTGAACCCGTGCCAACGGCCTGCGCAATGGCAGCCCACCCCGCCAGGGGGGGGCCGACCCGGCACGCAGTCCCACCCCTGGCGGGGTGGGCTGATTGAGGGCGACCCTGGCGCCAGCGCTGGACCCTAGTACTTCACCGGCGGCGCCGCGCGTTGCGATTGGTCCTCGAGCTCGAAGTAGCTCGCCTCCTCGAAGCCAAACACGCTGGCGAGCACGTTGGTCGGGAACGCCCGGCAGAGCTGGTTGAGCTCGCGGACGTTGCCGTTGTAGAAGCGGCGCGAGGCGGCGATACGGTCCTCGGTGTTCGTGAGCTCCTGCTGCAGCGCGAGGAAGTGCGCGTCGGCCTTCAGGTCGGGGTACGCCTCGGCGACCGCCAGCAGCCTGCCGACGCCGATCCCAAGCGCCCGCTCGTCGACCGCCTGCGCGGCGGCCGAGCCGGTGTTCTGCATCGCCTGCTGCCGGAGCTTGGCGACCTGCTCCATGATCTCGCGCTCGTGGGCCGCGTAGCCCTTGACCGTTTCGACCAGGTTGGGGATCAGGTCGTAGCGGCGTTTCATCTCGACGCTGATATCCGCCCAGCTCTCGCGGATGTGCTGCCGCACCCGGACCAGCCGGTTGAAGTTGGCGATGACAAACACCAGCAACAGCAGCAGCGGGACCCCGAGGACTAGTAGCGGCAAGATGGCGTCTTCGTTCATGCGGATCTGGTGGGCAGGGGGCTACGCGCGGCTCTTGAGGTCGGCCAGCACGTGGTCGGGCCAGCGGTCGAAGAACATCTCGAGCCACTCCACGGACGGGGCGAACTCCTCGGGCTTCCAGGTCCCGCCCTGGGTCACCAGCGCGTGCCCCTGCGACAGGATCAGCGTCGGGCCGCGGGTGGCGAGCAGGAACTCCATCATCCGTGGGTGCACGATGGCGTAGGCGAAACGCTTGTCGTCGCTGCTGACGTGGAACTTGTTGCTGAACTCGGACGACTCGAAGTCGATGTCGTCGAAGCCGAAGAACGCGCCGACCTTGTCGAACACGCCCTCCGGGCGGATGGTCACGTCGGGCGTCGCGGCCGAGGGGAGCTCCGACAGCAGGTAGCTGAAGTGGTGGTGGTGGGTCGTGGACTGACCCTTGGAGTTGGTGGAGTGGGTCTCGTAGTGGAAGTCTCCGAGCTTGATGGGGAGCTCGCGGTCGTTGAGCTTCATCGCCCCGAAGACCGAGTTGTAGGCGTAGCGGCCGTTCCCCTGGCGGAACTGCCGGAACTGGCGGAAGTGGTCGTCGTGGTTGCGGTCGCGGTCGGGGGAGAACGTCCACCCACGCGCGGCGGCCAACGCGGCGAGCGCGTCGCGGCGGGCCTTGGCCGCGCGGTGCGAGGCGACAGCGGCCACGATGATCAGGGCGACCACGGCGGCAATAACGATGATCGGCAGCACGGATTCCATCACGGGCGGCGTCGGTGTAAGCGGGAAGAGCTGTATCGTAGACGCGTATTCGCTCGCTAGCCAGCAATCTTGGCCCCGGTGGCCTGTGCGGGGCGGAGCCGCGACGGGTCCTGCCCTGGGAATTGTCGCAGATAGAACCCCGCTGCTAGAACATCAGCAGCCAGAAACAGGGCCCTAAAAACCGAAGGGCCCGGTCTTGCGACCGGGCCCTCACGTCCCCCCCAATCTTGTCGACTGCTGCCTGCCTCTTCGGACTGCCCCGAGTGCCTCGCGGGCGGCGGCCGACCTCGCTAGCTCAACGAATCTCTACTTTAGCCCGGCCCCACTCTCGCCTGCGTAGCTGGCCTGACGCACGCCCGCCGGGTGCGAGCGGAACGGCTTCTCTTGCTGGTACAGCTCGAGTCGCTCGGCGTACTCGCCCTGATCGGCAGAGGGCGCCAGGGCGATGGCCTGCTTGATGGTTTCTACTGCGGCCGCGAAGTCGCCGGCGGTGGCCTGGGCGGCCGCCAGCGTGTCGAGGCAGATGTCGTCCTCGCCACCGGCTAGCTCAATCGCCCGCTCGGCGTTGGCCAGGGCCCGCTCGCCGTCGACGTACGAACGGTCGGGGCAGGTCGCCTGCAGCCAGGCCAGGTTGCGGTGCGCGATGGGGTCGGCCGGGTCGATCTCGATCGCCCGCACATAACCGCTGGCGGCCTGAGAGTAGCGGCCCATGTCGACCAGCAGGTCGGCCCGGCAGGTGGCGATGCCGGCGTCATCGGGCGCCAGCGCGGCGGCGGCCTCGAAGTGCTGCAGGGCCTCCTCCAGCCGGCCGACCACGTGGCAGACGCGGCCGCGGCCCTTGTGGGCGACCACCAGGTCGGGGTCGAGCATGATGGCCCGCCTGTAGTCGGCCAGGGCGGTCTCGAACTCACCGGCCTGCACGTACAGCGAGGCGCGGTTCGAGTGGGCCTTGGCGAACTCGCCGTTCAGCTCAATCGTCTTGTTGAAGGCGTCGAACGCCTCGGCGAACTTGCCGGCCTGGGCCATCAGCACGCCGCGGTTGTGGATCGCCCGCCACTGGCCGGCGTCCTTCGTGACGGCCTCGTCGAAGTCGGCCATCGCCTCCTTGACCATGCCGAGGTCAGCCTTCAGCTCGCCACGCTTGTTGAGCGCCCAAGAGGCCAGCTCGTTGCTGTACGACACCGCGACCGTCGACTCGTCGATCGCGAGCACGTGGCGGCACTGCTGCACCACGCGGGTGAAGTCTTCTTCGCTCTGGGCGTCGCGGGCCATGTAGTGGGCTTCGGCGAGCAGGGCGGCGGCCCGGTCGGAGGGCTCCTTGCGCTGCTCCTCGGCGGCGACCGCCACCGGGTTGGGCAGCACGGCGACCCGCGCGGCCGGCTTCTTGGCCGGTTGCATGACGGGCTGCGGAGCGGCCTGCTTGACCGGTTGCGGCGTCTGGGCGACCTGCCGCGGGGCGGCGGTCACGACCGGCATCGCGTGAGCAGGCTCGTTGATCATCGGGTTGTCCATCACCAGCGGCTGCGGCGTCGGGCCGGTGACTACGGGCAGCGGCGCCGACTGGGCCGCGATGATTGGCTTGGCCGGCTCTGCAACCGGGGCGGGCATCGCCGCCGCGGTGTGGGTCTCTTCGAGGTCCGAGACGAACAGCGGCTCGTCGTCGGTCGCTACCACCATCTCGTCATCCGCGGGGTCGTCCGACGCGATGATCACCATCGGCTCGGCAGCAACCGGCTGCGAGGCGATCGACATCGGGGCGGCCGGCTGAATGGGCATCGGAGCGGCGGCGACACGCGGCGCGGCGGGCTCGTCGCTGATCATCACGACGTCGTCGCTCGGCTTGGCCGGGGCCAGCGGACGCGACGAATTGCCGGGCATCGGCGACTGCACGACCGCCTGGGGCATCGACTGCTGCGGCGGGCTGCTCAGCATCGGCAGCGAGCTCGGGCCCGAGCTGCTGCTGTTGCGACTCCGCGTCTTGAGGGTCGAGCCACGCGAGCTTTGGGTCGAGCCACGCGAGCTGGAGGTCGAGCCACGTGAGCTGCTCTGCGAGGCTACCATGTTTTGATTGGAGCTGGCGGCCGGCTTGCTGGCCGAGCCGCTGCCGGTCTGCGAGCCGAGGTAGTCGAACAGACCCTGACGATCGTCGCCCTGGCGGAGGTTCAGCCCGCCGTTTGCCGGGCGGCCGGCCATCGGGGCCGAGGCCTGGGGCGTTTGGGGTGAGCCGGTCCGGCCGCCGGCGAAGCCGGCCTGCTGGATGCCGCGGGGCGGCTGCTGCGGCGGGTTGTTGGCGGCCGACTGCCGCGAGTCGTCGCGGGAGAACAAGCCCTTGAAGCCCGAGGTCAGCTTGCTCAGCGCGCCGCCGCTCTTCTGCGGCGCGTTGTCGCTCGCCTGCTGCGTGAACAGTCGGGCGGCCTGCTCACGGGACATGCTGGACGGCATCGGCGTCCCGGCCGGGATCCTGGTCTGCGAGACCGAGCGGCCGACGCGGCGTGCCGTCGGCGACGACTGCGGCTGGGGCAGCGGGTAGCGGCTGCTAGCAGCGCTGTAGTCGTCCACGAAAGATACTTCCTGCGCCACACCGGCGGGAACGAGAGACGCGACGCACGCCAAGCCAAGGGCAATGCGGTAGATTGAGGTTGCTTGCATGATTGCTTTCTCCAGACGAACGGGAAACTCGCAATGCGTCAGGGCGTTGCCACACGGAGAACGGTCGCCGTGGATCCCCGCTGTGGGAGGTATCGACCGTCCGGCGGGTCGGCCTAACCGAAACCGACGGACTTTTCGATAAAATCGGCAAGGCTTGCCCAGCTTGCCATCCACGGCCCTCCGATCCGCCTTGGTCGCAGCGGCGGGTGCCACTATCATGCCGGCCCGCGCAGCGGAGCTGCGCGCCGACTCCGCCGCCAACCAAGCGAGGCCTCGGGTGAGCCCCTTGCCTGCACCGCAACGCATCCTGATCGTCCGCCTGACCGCCATCGGCGACGTTATTCATGGGCTGCCGTCGTTGTGCGCGCTGCGCAACGCGTTCCCGGACGCGCACATCAGCTGGGTGGTCGAGGGCGCCGGCGCCCAGCTGCTAGAGGGGCACCCGGCCCTCGACGAGGTGATCCGCGCCCCGCGGCGGTGGTACCGCAGCTGGGGCGAGACCCGTCGGCTGCGCAAAACGCTCCGCCAACGCCGCTTCGACACGGCGGTCGACCTGCAGTGCCTGACCAAGAGCGCGCTCGCGGCCTGGCTCAGCGGCGCCCCCCGCCGGCTCGGCGTTGCCGGACGCAACGGCCGGGAGTTCAGCCGCGCGCTCAACAACGTGCGGACGCTCGTCCGTGCGCGGCACGTCATCGACCAGTACCTCGGCATCCTCACGCCGCTGGGGATCAACAACCCCAAGGTCGAGTTCCGCTTGCCCGAGTCCGCGGCCGACGCGGCCTTCGCCGACCGGCTGCTCGCCGAGGGCGGGCTCGAGTCGGGTCGGTTCCTCGTCATGAACCCGGGCGCCGGCTGGACCTCCAAGCAGTGGCCGCCGGAGCGGTACGGTGAGCTCGCCGCCCGGCTGCGGCGGTCGCACGGCGTGCCGACCGTGGTCGCCTGGGCCGGCGACCAGGAACGCCGGCTCGCCCAGACCATTGTCGACGCTAGCGGCGCGGCCGCGCGGCTCGCGCCCGACACCTCGCTCACTCAGCTCGCGGCGCTCGAACGCCGCGCGACGCTCTTCGTCGGATCGGACACCGGGCCGATGCACCTGGCGGTCGCGGTCGGCACGCCGGCGGTGAGCCTGCACGGCCCAAGCCGCGCGTCGTGGTGCGGCGCGTACGGCGAGCACAACCAGCGGATCCAGGTCGAGCTCGACGAGGGCCCGCAGCGCAAACGACCCGGAGCCGACGACTACGCGATGCGGGCCATCTCGGTCGACCTGGTCGCCGAGCGGTGCGACGCGATGCTCGCGCGGCTGCTGTCCGCCGGCCGCAGTACTACGGGGGACGCCGCATGAGGGTGCTCTTGATCAGGCTCAGCTCGCTGGGCGACGTGATGTTCACCACGCCGGCGATCACGGCCCTCGCCGAGCGCTACCCGGGCGTCAAGATCGACGTCGCGACCTACCAGCGGTTTGGCGCCGCCCTGCAGCACCACCCGCTGGTCGACCGCCGGCTGCTGCTGCCCAAGAAGAAGATCTCGGCCGCCGCCCGCGGGGGCGCTGTGCGCGAAGCGGCGCGGCTCGCCTCCCAGTTCGTGCGGGAGCTGCGGCGCGAGCACTACGACCTGATCGTCGACCTGCACAACGTGACCGACAGCGCGCTGGTGGCGCTCGCCGCCCGCGGCGATCGGCGGGTCGGCAACGCGCGTCAGCCGCTCAGCAGGCTGCTGCACTCCCGGTTCAAGTTCGACGACCGCAACGAGACCGCCACGGAGCACGCCGCGGTGTCGAACCTCCGCTACCTGGTCGAGGCGGGCTGGCTCAAACCGGACTCGCTGCGGGGCGAGCCGCGGTTGTCGTTCCACACGCCGGCGTCCGCCAAGGAGAATGTCGACCGCTTCCTGCAAGAGCAGCGGCTGGTCGGCAAAGAGCTGGTCGGCCTCAACCCGGGCGGCTCGTACGAGTACAAACGCTGGCCGGCAGAACGCTTCGCCGAGGTCGGCGCGTCGCTGCAGGCCCGCACCGGCGGGCCGGTGCTGCTGTTCGGCGGCCCCGCCGAACGGGAGGTTGTCCAGCGGGTTGCGGCCGGAATCAAGGGCCCGGTGGTCGACACGTCGGCGCTGCCTCTGTTCGAGGCCTTCGAGCTGATCAGCCGGCTGCGGCTGTTCGTGACCAACGACTCCGCGCCGCTGCACATCGCGACCGCCGCCGGCACGCCCACGGTCGGGCTGTACGGGCCGGCCAACGTGCGCAAGTTCTACCCGCTGTCACCGGCGGCCCGGATGGTGGAGGTCGAGGTCGCGTGCCGGCCTTGCCAGCCGAAGCAGGGCAGGGCGTGCGTTCACCGCAACTGCTTCTCGTGGCTGACGACCGACCAGGCGCTGCGGGCGTGCGACGAGCTGCTGGGCGAGCCCCAGCAGCGGCGGGCTTCTTGAGTCGGGGCCAGCGTCGCGGTCCGAGACGCGGCCAATGGCGGGACCCGTAGCGGCCGGGCGTTCTGCCGCCCGCGGGCCGGTCAGGGTATGATGGGGGATTCGATCCCGGCCCCTATCCATCGCCCACCCCCGCGGCCTGTCTACGGCCCGCGACCTACCCACGACTACTCATGTCCGAACCTGCAACGACCGTCCGCGTGAACCTGGCCGAGCGCGGCTACGACATCCACATCGGGCAGGGCCTGCTGGCCGGCGCGGCGTCGTTCATCACCGACCGCCGCAAGGCGAAGCACGTCGTGCTGATTACCGACGACAACGTCGACGGCCTGCACGCCGACCGAGTCGCCGACCAGCTGGTCGAGGCCGGCCTGGAGGTCAACGTCATGACGGTCGACGCCGGAGAGGCGAGCAAGGACGTCGACGTCGCGGCCGAGCTGTGGGAGACCATGCTGCAGGAGGGGACCGACCGGCAGTCGGTCGTGCTGGCGGTCGGCGGCGGCGTGGTCGGCGACCTGGCCGGCTGGGTCGCGGCCAGCTACGCCCGCGGCCTGACGTTCTTCCAGGCGCCGACCACGCTGCTCTCGCAGGTCGACAGCTCGGTCGGCGGCAAGGTGGGCGTGAACCTGCCGGGCGCCAAGAACATGGTCGGCGCGTTCTGGCAGCCGCACGGCGTGGTCATCGACATCGACGTGCTCTCTACGCTGACCGACCGCGACTACCGCGCCGGCCTGGCCGAGGTGGTCAAGTACGGCGTGATCATGGACGCCGACTTCTTCGCGATGCTCGAAGCCAACGCCGACGCCATCAACAACCGAGACCCGCAGACCCTCATCCAGATCATCGCCCGCAGCTGCCAGCTCAAGGCCGAGGTTGTCGAGGCCGACGAGCGCGAGGAGTCTGGCCGCCGCGCGATCCTCAACTACGGGCACACGTTTGGCCACGCCCTCGAGGCCGCCACCGGCTACGGCCCGCTGCTGCACGGCGAGGGCGTTTCAATCGGCATGGTCTGCGCGTCGCGGCTGGCCGAGAGCATGGGCCTGATTGATTCGGGAACCACCAGCCGGCAGGTGGCTTTGCTCGAGAAGCTGGGGCTGCCCACATCGCTCCCCGCGGGGCAGGACCCCGCGGAGCTGGTTTCGCTGATGTGGCGCGACAAGAAGGTGCAGGATGGCAAGATTCGCTTTGTGCTGCCGACCCGCATCGGAGAAGTCCAGCTGTTCGACTCGCCAGCTCAGCAGGCCGTGGTTGAATCGATGCGGTGAACGGTTCCGGCTATCCGTATTCCGTATAAGTTGACCGCCATTTCAGTTGTCCGGCGTTGCTATTACAGCCGACAATGAGTTTATTGAGGGGACCCACGACGCGTGTTTAGGGTCACGGAAGTGTTCCACTTCTGTGCTTTTCGCTACGGAGCTTGTGCTGATTGTGCGCGACCGGTTCGCCGCAGCGCG is drawn from Posidoniimonas polymericola and contains these coding sequences:
- the mddA gene encoding methanethiol S-methyltransferase, yielding MTRRILVFGYGLVSYAVGFSVLLYLIAFIGNFWAPTTIDGPLVGSLASAAAINLGLILTFAVQHSVMARPAFKQRLARWIPPEAERSTYVLASGLVLIALFVLWRPMGGIVWDIQQPLARTALFALFACGWVTVFGSSFLINHFDLFGLRQVWLCLRGKPYTPLAFKTPGPYSLVRHPLYVGWLTAAWATPTMGAAHLAFAVLMTVYILAAIRWEERDLVDALGQDYTEYQERVPMLAPRLLRRRKSGTIQVENAAA
- a CDS encoding LemA family protein — protein: MNEDAILPLLVLGVPLLLLLVFVIANFNRLVRVRQHIRESWADISVEMKRRYDLIPNLVETVKGYAAHEREIMEQVAKLRQQAMQNTGSAAAQAVDERALGIGVGRLLAVAEAYPDLKADAHFLALQQELTNTEDRIAASRRFYNGNVRELNQLCRAFPTNVLASVFGFEEASYFELEDQSQRAAPPVKY
- a CDS encoding tetratricopeptide repeat protein, whose translation is MQATSIYRIALGLACVASLVPAGVAQEVSFVDDYSAASSRYPLPQPQSSPTARRVGRSVSQTRIPAGTPMPSSMSREQAARLFTQQASDNAPQKSGGALSKLTSGFKGLFSRDDSRQSAANNPPQQPPRGIQQAGFAGGRTGSPQTPQASAPMAGRPANGGLNLRQGDDRQGLFDYLGSQTGSGSASKPAASSNQNMVASQSSSRGSTSSSRGSTQSSRGSTLKTRSRNSSSSGPSSLPMLSSPPQQSMPQAVVQSPMPGNSSRPLAPAKPSDDVVMISDEPAAPRVAAAPMPIQPAAPMSIASQPVAAEPMVIIASDDPADDEMVVATDDEPLFVSDLEETHTAAAMPAPVAEPAKPIIAAQSAPLPVVTGPTPQPLVMDNPMINEPAHAMPVVTAAPRQVAQTPQPVKQAAPQPVMQPAKKPAARVAVLPNPVAVAAEEQRKEPSDRAAALLAEAHYMARDAQSEEDFTRVVQQCRHVLAIDESTVAVSYSNELASWALNKRGELKADLGMVKEAMADFDEAVTKDAGQWRAIHNRGVLMAQAGKFAEAFDAFNKTIELNGEFAKAHSNRASLYVQAGEFETALADYRRAIMLDPDLVVAHKGRGRVCHVVGRLEEALQHFEAAAALAPDDAGIATCRADLLVDMGRYSQAASGYVRAIEIDPADPIAHRNLAWLQATCPDRSYVDGERALANAERAIELAGGEDDICLDTLAAAQATAGDFAAAVETIKQAIALAPSADQGEYAERLELYQQEKPFRSHPAGVRQASYAGESGAGLK
- a CDS encoding glycosyltransferase family 9 protein, whose translation is MPAPQRILIVRLTAIGDVIHGLPSLCALRNAFPDAHISWVVEGAGAQLLEGHPALDEVIRAPRRWYRSWGETRRLRKTLRQRRFDTAVDLQCLTKSALAAWLSGAPRRLGVAGRNGREFSRALNNVRTLVRARHVIDQYLGILTPLGINNPKVEFRLPESAADAAFADRLLAEGGLESGRFLVMNPGAGWTSKQWPPERYGELAARLRRSHGVPTVVAWAGDQERRLAQTIVDASGAAARLAPDTSLTQLAALERRATLFVGSDTGPMHLAVAVGTPAVSLHGPSRASWCGAYGEHNQRIQVELDEGPQRKRPGADDYAMRAISVDLVAERCDAMLARLLSAGRSTTGDAA
- a CDS encoding glycosyltransferase family 9 protein yields the protein MRVLLIRLSSLGDVMFTTPAITALAERYPGVKIDVATYQRFGAALQHHPLVDRRLLLPKKKISAAARGGAVREAARLASQFVRELRREHYDLIVDLHNVTDSALVALAARGDRRVGNARQPLSRLLHSRFKFDDRNETATEHAAVSNLRYLVEAGWLKPDSLRGEPRLSFHTPASAKENVDRFLQEQRLVGKELVGLNPGGSYEYKRWPAERFAEVGASLQARTGGPVLLFGGPAEREVVQRVAAGIKGPVVDTSALPLFEAFELISRLRLFVTNDSAPLHIATAAGTPTVGLYGPANVRKFYPLSPAARMVEVEVACRPCQPKQGRACVHRNCFSWLTTDQALRACDELLGEPQQRRAS
- the aroB gene encoding 3-dehydroquinate synthase, producing the protein MSEPATTVRVNLAERGYDIHIGQGLLAGAASFITDRRKAKHVVLITDDNVDGLHADRVADQLVEAGLEVNVMTVDAGEASKDVDVAAELWETMLQEGTDRQSVVLAVGGGVVGDLAGWVAASYARGLTFFQAPTTLLSQVDSSVGGKVGVNLPGAKNMVGAFWQPHGVVIDIDVLSTLTDRDYRAGLAEVVKYGVIMDADFFAMLEANADAINNRDPQTLIQIIARSCQLKAEVVEADEREESGRRAILNYGHTFGHALEAATGYGPLLHGEGVSIGMVCASRLAESMGLIDSGTTSRQVALLEKLGLPTSLPAGQDPAELVSLMWRDKKVQDGKIRFVLPTRIGEVQLFDSPAQQAVVESMR